The following coding sequences are from one Paenibacillus sp. JDR-2 window:
- the gpmI gene encoding 2,3-bisphosphoglycerate-independent phosphoglycerate mutase — MAPKPVALIILDGFGLRDDVTGNAVAQAKKPNYDRYWSTYPHTTLTASGEAVGLPDGQMGNSEVGHLNIGAGRIVYQDLTRISKSIRDGEFFDNETLLGAVRHAKANGKKLHLYGLLSDGGVHSHIAHLFALLELAKKEELNEVFIHAFLDGRDVAPDSAKGYLEQLQAKIEEVGVGQIATVQGRYYAMDRDKRWERTEKSYRAMVYGDGPKYTDPIKAVVESYEKSVYDEFVMPTVIVGENDKPVGLVESEDSIVFFNFRPDRAIQLGQVFTNEDFRGFDRGEKCPKNLHFVCLTLFSETIGGYVAYSPKNLDNTLGEVLVQNNKKQLRIAETEKYPHVTFFFSGGRDVELPGETRVLISSPKVATYDLQPEMSAYEVAAAAVREIEADKHDAIILNFANPDMVGHSGMLEPTIKAVEATDECLGQVVEAVLAKGGVAIITADHGNADMVFDENGRPFTAHTTNPVPCIVTVAGGELREGGILADLAPTVLDLLELVKPEQMTGTTLIRK; from the coding sequence ATGGCTCCGAAACCAGTTGCGCTGATTATTCTCGACGGCTTTGGCCTTCGCGACGACGTAACCGGCAATGCCGTTGCGCAAGCGAAAAAGCCAAACTACGACCGTTACTGGTCGACATATCCGCACACAACCCTTACTGCTTCCGGTGAAGCAGTAGGTTTGCCGGATGGCCAAATGGGCAACTCCGAGGTTGGTCACCTGAACATCGGCGCTGGCCGTATCGTTTATCAGGATCTGACTCGCATTTCGAAGTCGATCCGCGACGGTGAATTTTTCGATAACGAGACGCTTCTTGGGGCGGTTCGCCACGCGAAAGCGAACGGCAAGAAGCTTCACCTGTACGGACTGCTGTCCGACGGCGGCGTGCACAGCCATATTGCTCACCTGTTTGCCCTTCTGGAACTGGCTAAGAAAGAGGAGCTGAACGAAGTATTCATTCATGCCTTCCTCGATGGCCGCGACGTTGCTCCAGACAGCGCGAAGGGTTACTTGGAACAGCTGCAAGCGAAGATTGAAGAAGTGGGCGTAGGCCAGATCGCTACCGTTCAAGGCCGCTACTACGCAATGGACCGCGACAAGCGTTGGGAGCGTACGGAGAAGTCGTACCGCGCTATGGTTTACGGCGATGGTCCTAAATACACTGATCCAATCAAGGCTGTAGTTGAATCCTACGAAAAATCCGTTTATGATGAATTCGTTATGCCAACGGTTATCGTTGGCGAGAACGATAAGCCGGTAGGCCTGGTTGAATCGGAAGACTCCATCGTCTTCTTCAACTTCCGTCCTGACCGTGCGATCCAGCTTGGCCAAGTTTTCACCAACGAAGATTTCCGTGGCTTTGACCGTGGCGAGAAATGCCCTAAAAACCTGCATTTTGTCTGCCTGACACTGTTCAGCGAGACAATCGGCGGTTATGTGGCTTACTCCCCTAAGAACTTGGACAACACCCTCGGTGAAGTGCTCGTTCAAAACAACAAGAAGCAATTGCGTATTGCGGAAACCGAGAAATACCCGCATGTAACGTTCTTCTTCAGCGGCGGCCGCGATGTTGAGCTTCCGGGCGAGACGCGTGTTCTGATCAGTTCGCCGAAGGTCGCAACTTACGATCTGCAGCCGGAAATGAGCGCATACGAAGTTGCAGCAGCGGCAGTTAGAGAAATTGAAGCAGACAAGCACGACGCTATCATTCTTAACTTTGCTAACCCTGACATGGTAGGTCACTCCGGCATGCTGGAGCCGACAATCAAAGCGGTGGAAGCAACTGACGAATGTCTGGGCCAAGTGGTGGAAGCTGTCCTTGCAAAAGGCGGCGTAGCAATCATCACGGCTGACCACGGAAACGCGGACATGGTATTCGACGAAAACGGACGTCCGTTCACTGCGCATACAACGAACCCGGTTCCTTGTATCGTTACAGTCGCTGGCGGAGAGCTTCGCGAAGGCGGCATTCTGGCTGACCTGGCTCCGACGGTTCTTGACCTGCTGGAACTGGTTAAACCAGAGCAAATGACAGGTACAACATTGATTCGGAAGTAA
- the secG gene encoding preprotein translocase subunit SecG, with the protein MEIFWKILLVIFAVGLIAVVLLQKGKSAGLSGAITGGAEHLFGKQKARGLDLFLQRLTVGLASGFFILALVVAYVVKV; encoded by the coding sequence ATGGAAATCTTTTGGAAGATTTTGCTCGTTATTTTCGCAGTTGGATTGATCGCGGTTGTATTGCTTCAAAAAGGGAAAAGCGCTGGTTTGTCTGGTGCGATCACTGGCGGTGCTGAGCATTTGTTCGGCAAGCAGAAAGCTCGCGGTCTGGACTTGTTCCTTCAGCGTTTAACAGTAGGGCTGGCAAGCGGATTCTTTATCCTGGCTCTAGTTGTAGCATACGTCGTTAAAGTTTAA
- the eno gene encoding phosphopyruvate hydratase has product MSIIVDVYAREVLDSRGNPTVEVEVSLESGGKGRAIVPSGASTGAYEAVELRDGDKGRYLGKGVEKAVENVNAIIAPEIIGLDALDQVAIDRKMIELDGTPNKAKLGANAILAVSMAVARAAADALNVSLYTYLGGFNAKTLPVPMMNIINGGEHADNNIDVQEFMVLPVGAPTFKEALRIGAEIFHNLKSVLKDKGLNTAVGDEGGFAPNLGSNEEAITTIIAAIELAGYKPGVDVFLGMDVASTEFYKDGKYHLEGEGKSFTSAEFVDLLASWVEKYPIITIEDGCSEDDWEGWKLLTDKLGGKVQLVGDDLFVTNTERLSDGIEKGVGNSILVKVNQIGSLTETFDAIEMAKRAGYTAVISHRSGESEDSTIADIAVATNAGQIKTGAPSRTDRVAKYNQLLRIEDQLGSVAQYAGKSAFYNLKNFK; this is encoded by the coding sequence ATGTCTATCATCGTTGACGTGTACGCACGCGAAGTGCTGGATTCCCGCGGGAATCCAACTGTAGAAGTAGAAGTATCCCTGGAATCCGGCGGCAAAGGCCGCGCAATCGTTCCATCCGGCGCATCCACTGGCGCTTATGAAGCTGTTGAGCTTCGCGACGGCGACAAAGGCCGTTACCTGGGCAAAGGTGTAGAAAAAGCGGTTGAGAACGTTAACGCAATTATCGCACCTGAAATCATCGGTCTGGACGCTCTTGATCAAGTAGCTATCGACCGCAAAATGATCGAGCTTGACGGTACTCCTAACAAAGCTAAGCTTGGCGCTAACGCAATTCTGGCTGTTTCGATGGCTGTTGCACGCGCTGCAGCTGACGCGCTGAACGTGTCCCTGTACACTTACCTCGGCGGCTTCAACGCAAAAACTCTGCCGGTTCCAATGATGAACATCATCAACGGCGGCGAACATGCGGACAACAATATTGACGTACAAGAGTTCATGGTTCTGCCGGTTGGCGCTCCAACATTCAAAGAAGCTCTTCGTATCGGCGCTGAAATCTTCCACAACCTGAAATCGGTTCTGAAAGACAAAGGCCTGAACACAGCAGTAGGCGACGAGGGCGGCTTCGCTCCTAACCTTGGTTCCAACGAAGAAGCAATCACAACAATCATCGCCGCGATCGAGCTTGCTGGCTACAAACCAGGCGTTGACGTATTCCTCGGCATGGACGTAGCTTCCACTGAGTTCTACAAAGACGGCAAATACCACCTCGAAGGCGAAGGCAAATCCTTCACTTCCGCAGAATTCGTTGACCTGCTTGCTTCGTGGGTTGAAAAGTACCCAATCATCACAATCGAAGACGGCTGCTCCGAAGACGACTGGGAAGGTTGGAAATTGCTCACTGACAAACTCGGCGGCAAAGTACAGCTCGTTGGTGATGACCTGTTCGTTACAAACACAGAGCGTCTTTCCGACGGTATCGAAAAAGGCGTGGGTAACTCCATCCTCGTTAAAGTTAACCAAATCGGTTCGCTTACTGAAACATTCGACGCGATCGAAATGGCGAAACGCGCTGGTTACACGGCGGTTATCTCCCACCGTTCCGGCGAAAGCGAAGACAGCACAATCGCTGACATCGCGGTTGCTACTAACGCTGGCCAAATCAAAACAGGCGCTCCGTCCCGTACGGACCGCGTAGCGAAATACAACCAATTGCTCCGCATCGAAGACCAACTGGGTTCGGTTGCTCAATATGCAGGCAAATCGGCATTCTACAACCTGAAAAACTTCAAATAA
- the tpiA gene encoding triose-phosphate isomerase, with product MSRTPIIAGNWKMFKTVSEAVSFFSEVKGKAEVAGVESVICAPYTTLPALVEAAKGTSIAIGAQNLHFEDNGAFTGEISGVMLKDLGVKYVIIGHSERRAYFAETDEIVNKKMHSAFKHGITPIVCVGEKLEEREANQTKDVCKVQTEAAFEGLSAAQAAEVVIAYEPIWAIGTGKSSTSEDAQDVIGYIRSVVADLYDAATAEAVRIQYGGSVKPNNVAEYMGQADIDGALVGGASLEPASYIALVEGAK from the coding sequence ATGAGCAGAACACCTATCATTGCAGGTAACTGGAAAATGTTCAAAACCGTTTCCGAAGCCGTATCGTTCTTCTCCGAAGTCAAAGGCAAGGCTGAAGTTGCTGGCGTAGAGAGCGTAATTTGCGCTCCTTACACAACTCTTCCCGCGCTTGTTGAAGCAGCAAAAGGCACGTCGATCGCAATTGGCGCGCAAAACCTGCACTTCGAAGACAACGGTGCATTCACAGGCGAAATCAGCGGCGTTATGCTGAAGGACCTTGGCGTGAAGTACGTTATTATCGGTCACTCCGAGCGTCGTGCTTACTTCGCTGAGACAGACGAGATCGTTAACAAAAAAATGCATTCAGCATTCAAACACGGCATTACGCCAATCGTTTGCGTCGGCGAAAAGCTCGAAGAGCGCGAAGCTAACCAAACGAAGGATGTTTGCAAAGTGCAAACCGAGGCGGCTTTTGAAGGCCTGTCGGCAGCTCAAGCTGCTGAAGTTGTTATCGCATATGAGCCAATCTGGGCGATCGGCACTGGCAAATCCTCGACTTCCGAAGACGCGCAAGACGTGATCGGTTACATCCGCAGCGTAGTTGCTGATCTCTACGATGCAGCAACGGCTGAAGCGGTTCGTATCCAATACGGCGGCAGCGTAAAACCTAACAACGTTGCAGAATACATGGGACAAGCGGATATCGACGGCGCTCTTGTCGGCGGCGCATCGCTTGAACCGGCTTCCTATATCGCACTCGTTGAGGGGGCCAAGTAA
- a CDS encoding phosphoglycerate kinase, whose amino-acid sequence MNKKSVRDVEVAGKRVFVRVDFNVPLEDGKITDDKRIRETLPTINYLIEKGAKVILASHLGRPNGEVVEELRHTASAVRLSELLGKPVVKANDSVGEEVKAQINALNNGDVLLLENVRFHAGEEKNDPELAKQFAELADLFVNDAFGAAHRAHASTEGIAHHLPAVSGLLMERELDVLGKALNNPERPFTAIVGGSKVKDKIDVINKMIEIADNIIIGGGLSYTFFKAQGHEIGQSLVDNSKLDLALEFIEKAKTLGKNFLIPVDIVVTDEFSKDANTKIVDVDGIPADWEGIDIGPKTREIYADVIKNSKLVVWNGPMGVFEIEPFSHGTRAVANACAETAGYTVIGGGDSAAAAEKFGVADKMDHISTGGGASLEFMEGKALPGVVALNDK is encoded by the coding sequence TTGAATAAGAAAAGTGTTCGTGACGTAGAAGTAGCAGGCAAACGCGTATTTGTACGCGTCGATTTCAACGTACCACTCGAAGATGGCAAAATTACTGACGACAAGCGTATCCGCGAAACGCTTCCTACGATCAACTATTTGATCGAAAAAGGCGCTAAAGTTATCCTCGCGAGCCACCTTGGCCGTCCAAACGGTGAAGTGGTTGAAGAACTGCGTCACACAGCTTCTGCTGTACGTCTGTCCGAGCTTCTTGGCAAACCGGTTGTTAAAGCTAACGACTCCGTTGGTGAAGAAGTGAAAGCACAAATTAACGCGCTGAATAACGGCGACGTACTCTTGCTTGAGAACGTTCGTTTCCACGCTGGCGAAGAAAAGAACGATCCGGAACTGGCTAAGCAATTCGCTGAGCTGGCTGATCTGTTCGTAAACGATGCATTTGGTGCTGCTCACCGCGCCCACGCTTCGACAGAAGGCATTGCGCACCACCTGCCTGCAGTATCGGGTCTCTTGATGGAGCGCGAGCTTGATGTTCTCGGCAAAGCGCTGAACAACCCTGAACGTCCTTTCACGGCGATCGTTGGCGGTTCGAAAGTAAAAGACAAAATCGACGTTATCAACAAAATGATCGAGATCGCTGATAACATTATCATCGGCGGCGGCTTGTCTTACACCTTCTTCAAAGCGCAAGGTCATGAAATCGGCCAATCGCTCGTTGACAACTCCAAGCTGGATCTGGCTCTTGAGTTCATCGAGAAAGCAAAAACGCTGGGCAAAAACTTCCTGATCCCTGTTGATATCGTTGTTACTGACGAGTTCAGCAAAGATGCTAACACCAAGATCGTTGACGTAGACGGCATCCCAGCTGACTGGGAAGGCATCGACATCGGTCCTAAAACTCGCGAAATTTACGCTGACGTTATCAAAAACTCCAAGCTGGTTGTTTGGAACGGACCAATGGGCGTATTCGAAATCGAGCCATTCTCCCACGGTACACGTGCGGTTGCTAACGCTTGTGCGGAAACAGCTGGTTACACGGTAATCGGCGGCGGCGACTCCGCTGCGGCTGCTGAGAAATTCGGCGTGGCAGACAAAATGGATCACATCTCGACTGGCGGCGGCGCTTCCCTGGAATTCATGGAAGGCAAAGCACTTCCAGGCGTTGTGGCTCTTAACGATAAATAA
- the gap gene encoding type I glyceraldehyde-3-phosphate dehydrogenase gives MVKIGINGFGRIGRNVFRASLNNPNVEVVAVNDLTDTKTLAHLLKYDTTHGTLDATVEAQEGAIIVNGKEIKVFAERNPENLAWGSVGAEIVVESTGIFTAKEKAELHLKGGAKKVIISAPATNEDITIVMGVNEDKYDAASHTVISNASCTTNCLAPFAKVLNDKFGIVKGMMTTIHSYTNDQAVLDVPHKDLRRARAAAENIIPSSTGAAKAVSLVLPELKGKLNGMAMRVPTPNVSVTDLVAELKVNVTVEEVNAALKEASEGALKGILNYNELPLVSSDYNSDPASSTIDALSTMVVEGNMVKVISWYDNEWGYSNRVVDLAAFVASKGL, from the coding sequence TGTTGAGGTAGTTGCGGTAAATGACCTGACTGACACTAAAACACTTGCACACCTGCTGAAATATGACACAACTCACGGCACTCTGGATGCTACGGTTGAAGCACAAGAAGGCGCAATTATCGTTAACGGCAAAGAAATCAAAGTATTTGCTGAACGTAACCCTGAGAACCTTGCATGGGGCTCCGTAGGCGCTGAAATCGTTGTTGAATCCACTGGTATCTTCACAGCGAAAGAAAAAGCTGAGCTTCACCTTAAAGGCGGCGCTAAAAAAGTTATCATCTCCGCTCCAGCAACTAACGAAGACATCACAATCGTTATGGGCGTTAACGAAGACAAGTACGATGCTGCATCGCACACTGTAATCTCCAACGCTTCTTGCACAACGAACTGTCTTGCACCATTCGCAAAAGTATTGAACGACAAATTCGGTATCGTTAAAGGTATGATGACTACAATTCACTCGTACACAAACGACCAAGCCGTACTGGACGTTCCTCACAAAGACCTGCGTCGTGCTCGCGCAGCTGCTGAGAACATCATTCCTTCGTCGACAGGCGCTGCAAAAGCAGTATCCCTGGTTCTGCCAGAACTGAAAGGCAAACTGAACGGTATGGCTATGCGCGTTCCTACGCCTAACGTTTCCGTAACTGACCTGGTTGCTGAACTGAAAGTTAACGTTACTGTTGAAGAAGTTAACGCAGCTCTGAAAGAAGCTTCCGAAGGCGCTCTTAAAGGCATTCTGAACTACAACGAACTGCCACTGGTATCCAGCGACTACAACAGCGACCCAGCTTCCTCCACAATCGACGCTCTGTCGACTATGGTAGTAGAAGGCAACATGGTTAAAGTTATTTCCTGGTACGACAACGAGTGGGGCTACTCGAACCGTGTAGTTGACCTCGCTGCATTCGTGGCAAGCAAAGGTCTGTAA